The following are encoded in a window of Castanea sativa cultivar Marrone di Chiusa Pesio chromosome 5, ASM4071231v1 genomic DNA:
- the LOC142633552 gene encoding putative serine/threonine-protein kinase-like protein CCR3 translates to MTLYPFLSVFITLISFSLQTVVYCLGSASTITITYGTDTVCGIIAAEPTQRIQCYQNGQIISVQPNISFQAISGGCGFFCGLRSDGFSILCWDTTTSSNSTFKPKRIYYNETIKMTDLSVGDAQVCAREVNSGIAKCWRGSNEAGSKSTSPGEALRFRAITSGRGFSCGILKINRTVLCWGNVSTGAEIQRQFENLSMSTLVSGESHACGLTLTGILVCKGNNGSGQLDVPFSSAYQFSGLALGANFTCAIKARNGLVACWGGKNSFEFDSNVIENISFESIVAGLDFACGLTSRNLYMICWGPGWSSRPSELPLGMIIPGPCVQASCNTCGTYPNSEALCDGSGNICKSCQTQLPVAVSLPPTTTSPSQPVPPSTKSPNKVSIAFVIVGSVGAFVGICSIVFCIWTGVCGFLRKNTHTSVQPTTTDGNVHTAAVPHIGSNFPTSRSYSSKHQSPRIMGRQRSGSSTSSRHADKTRIFSFSELSTATNNFSLENKIGAGSFGTVYKGKLADGCEVAIKRGETSIKMKKFQEKEIAFDAELALLSRLHHKHLVGLIGFCEERDERLLVYEYMSNGSLHDHLHNKNNIDRSGSIWNSWKMRIKIALDAARGIEYLHNYAVPPIIHRDIKSSNILLDANWTARVSDFGLSLMGPVSEHESMSIKAVGTVGYIDPECYVLNVLTTKSDVYGLGVVLLELLTGKRAVFKNEEDGTGPMGVVEYAGPLILAGQLKKVLDKAVRPLEMNEAEAVRLVAYTAMHCVHLEGKERPNMSDIVANLERALALCEDNPGSLSPATLSIHSE, encoded by the coding sequence TTATTACCTTGATATCTTTTTCACTGCAAACTGTTGTTTATTGTCTCGGCTCAGCCTCCACCATCACCATTACCTATGGCACTGACACTGTCTGTGGTATCATTGCTGCTGAGCCTACTCAGAGAATCCAATGCTACCAAAACGGTCAGATCATTTCGGTCCAACCCAATATCTCCTTTCAAGCCATCTCAGGTGGCTGCGGCTTCTTCTGCGGCCTCAGGTCTGATGGCTTCAGCATCCTATGCTGGGACACTACTACCTCATCAAACTCAACCTTTAAACCAAAACGTATATATTACAATGAAACAATTAAAATGACTGATCTATCTGTTGGTGATGCTCAAGTTTGTGCCAGAGAGGTCAACTCTGGTATAGCCAAGTGCTGGAGAGGAAGTAATGAAGCTGGGTCTAAATCTACATCACCTGGAGAGGCATTGAGGTTTCGTGCAATCACATCTGGGAGGGGTTTTTCATGTGGGATTTTGAAGATCAATAGAACAGTTTTATGTTGGGGTAATGTTAGTACTGGAGCTGAGATTCAGAGACAGTTTGAGAATTTGTCAATGTCAACCTTAGTTTCCGGGGAGTCTCATGCTTGTGGTTTGACATTGACTGGGATTTTGGTTTGCAAAGGGAACAATGGTTCCGGTCAACTGGATGTTCCTTTTAGCTCTGCTTATCAGTTTTCTGGTTTGGCATTGGGAGCAAATTTTACTTGTGCTATTAAGGCAAGAAATGGATTGGTGGCATGTTGGGGTGGAAAAAACAGTTTTGAATTTGATAGCAAtgttattgaaaatatttcctTTGAGTCTATTGTTGCAGGTTTGGATTTTGCTTGCGGGTTAACATCgagaaatttatatatgatttgTTGGGGTCCGGGTTGGTCTAGTAGGCCAAGCGAGCTTCCATTAGGAATGATTATTCCAGGACCATGTGTTCAAGCTTCATGTAATACATGTGGTACATATCCAAATTCTGAGGCTCTGTGTGATGGGTCTGGAAATATATGCAAGTCTTGCCAGACTCAACTTCCAGTTGCAGTGTCATTGCCACCTACAACAACATCACCATCACAGCCAGTTCCTCCATCAACCAAATCCCCCAACAAGGTTTCAATAGCGTTTGTGATTGTTGGATCGGTGGGGGCTTTTGTGGGCATTTGCTCAATTGTCTTTTGCATATGGACTGGAGTATGTGGTTTCTTGCGGAAGAATACTCATACTTCTGTTCAACCCACAACTACTGACGGCAATGTGCATACTGCTGCTGTGCCTCACATTGGTTCTAATTTCCCAACTTCAAGATCATATTCCAGCAAGCATCAAAGCCCCAGGATTATGGGGAGGCAGAGAAGTGGGTCATCAACATCATCCAGGCATGCGGACAAGACTCGGATATTTTCTTTCTCAGAGCTTTCCACTGCCACCAACAACTTCTCTTTGGAGAACAAGATTGGTGCTGGGAGCTTTGGTACTGTTTACAAAGGCAAGCTTGCGGATGGCTGTGAAGTGGCCATTAAGAGGGGAGAAACTTctatcaaaatgaagaaatttcAGGAAAAAGAAATTGCTTTTGATGCTGAATTGGCATTGTTATCTCGGCTTCACCATAAGCACTTAGTGGGGTTAATTGGATTCTGTGAAGAAAGGGATGAGAGGCTTTTGGTTTATGAGTACATGAGCAATGGTTCACTCCATGATCACTTGCATAACAAGAACAACATTGATAGAAGTGGTAGCATTTggaattcttggaaaatgaggATCAAAATCGCATTAGACGCTGCTAGGGGAATTGAGTATCTGCACAACTACGCGGTGCCACCCATTATTCATAGAGACATTAAGTCCTCAAATATACTTTTAGATGCAAATTGGACTGCAAGAGTGTCTGACTTCGGATTGTCACTAATGGGACCAGTATCTGAACATGAATCCATGTCAATCAAGGCGGTTGGAACAGTTGGCTACATAGATCCTGAGTGCTATGTATTAAACGTTTTGACAACTAAGAGTGATGTCTATGGCTTAGGGGTGGTCTTATTAGAGCTTTTGACAGGGAAGCGAGCTGTGTTCAAGAATGAAGAGGATGGGACAGGACCTATGGGCGTGGTGGAGTATGCAGGGCCACTAATATTGGCAGGGCAGCTAAAAAAGGTATTGGATAAAGCGGTTAGGCCGCTGGAGATGAATGAGGCTGAGGCAGTTAGGCTGGTGGCTTACACTGCTATGCATTGTGTGCACTTGGAGGGAAAGGAGAGGCCTAACATGAGCGACATTGTTGCCAATTTGGAGAGAGCCCTGGCTCTTTGTGAGGACAACCCTGGTAGCCTCTCTCCTGCTACATTGTCCATTCATTCAGAATGA